One genomic segment of uncultured Desulfobacter sp. includes these proteins:
- a CDS encoding iron-sulfur cluster assembly scaffold protein, whose protein sequence is MESPDFWNVHSLTLIEMAYEAGSRERLENPDGYGTRTGVCGDTVEFFIMVDHNNCLSSISFDFDGCVYTAACCNSVVRLALGHSVDNVWNITPDMIIEYLQTLPEDHHHCAELSVGAFYLALTDYQNKQAEKKS, encoded by the coding sequence ATGGAAAGCCCGGATTTTTGGAATGTTCACTCTCTTACTCTAATTGAAATGGCCTACGAAGCAGGTTCCAGAGAGCGGCTTGAAAACCCCGATGGCTACGGAACCCGGACCGGGGTGTGTGGAGACACGGTAGAGTTTTTTATCATGGTTGACCACAATAATTGCTTAAGTTCCATTTCCTTTGATTTCGACGGTTGCGTGTATACGGCAGCATGCTGCAATTCAGTGGTCCGTCTGGCGTTAGGTCATTCCGTTGATAATGTTTGGAATATTACTCCGGATATGATTATCGAATATCTTCAAACTTTGCCTGAAGACCACCATCATTGCGCCGAACTTTCTGTTGGTGCTTTCTATCTGGCATTGACGGATTACCAGAATAAACAAGCCGAAAAGAAAAGTTGA
- a CDS encoding MBL fold metallo-hydrolase — protein sequence MDIQQFKYGADNLGYLVYSEKSCVAIDPGAPEDMAKFATQKNIPINIVTNTHTHADHTQGNNALLKRTNARFIDCTTLSHGQILDLRDGTGLEVILTPGHTKDSLCFKGDGFIVTGDTLFNATVGNCFSGDLESFFNSLKQLMALPGDTLVYAGHDYVLDSLKYAKIIEPNNPNLSEYASSYNPDHVVSCLSEELKVNPYLRFNTSSMIERLKEKNLPRETQFQRFSSVMEVF from the coding sequence TTGGATATTCAACAGTTTAAATACGGTGCAGACAATCTGGGTTACCTGGTTTACAGTGAAAAGTCATGTGTTGCCATTGACCCTGGTGCTCCTGAGGATATGGCAAAATTTGCCACACAAAAAAATATTCCAATTAACATTGTTACCAACACCCATACCCATGCCGATCACACCCAGGGAAATAATGCCCTTCTCAAAAGAACGAATGCGAGGTTTATTGACTGTACAACGCTTTCCCATGGTCAGATTCTTGACCTTAGAGACGGAACCGGGCTTGAGGTGATACTGACCCCCGGACATACAAAGGATTCGCTTTGTTTCAAAGGGGACGGGTTTATTGTAACTGGTGATACATTGTTCAATGCCACGGTTGGCAATTGTTTTTCAGGGGACCTTGAATCCTTTTTTAATTCTTTAAAGCAGTTGATGGCCCTGCCCGGTGATACTTTGGTTTATGCTGGACATGATTATGTTCTTGACTCTTTGAAATATGCCAAAATTATTGAACCGAATAACCCGAATTTGAGCGAATACGCATCTTCCTATAATCCGGACCATGTTGTTTCCTGTTTATCTGAAGAACTTAAGGTCAACCCCTATCTGCGTTTTAATACGTCATCCATGATTGAACGGCTAAAAGAAAAAAATTTGCCGAGAGAAACCCAATTTCAAAGATTTTCCTCTGTTATGGAAGTGTTCTAA